A single Watersipora subatra chromosome 7, tzWatSuba1.1, whole genome shotgun sequence DNA region contains:
- the LOC137400149 gene encoding deleted in malignant brain tumors 1 protein-like yields the protein MLGFSSATSAHVASEFGPGVGPVWFDDVECGGNEDHIRDCPRLPGWGTGNCNSDHSEDAGVTCFSGFTTTMPVPTTISNCNARTDVRLQDGPNIAVGRVEVRLNNQWGTVCDDNFGYLEARIVCRNLCFGESHAKPFMEEGVAIPILNDGVRDIFLDDLECAGDEDSLLSCDGRRNDHDCTHKEDAIVSCINYSEAPPTPPAPEVICNAESMEVAFNRVIYPTLQETALSLSSVAANCQITKNTNATYISLSISYAGCTVTEETNTSHIIYSTYIKYDLVTGNVVQRTHIFQLPVHCVMARANTANKPFVPVTQTVPPQISFGNFDVNMYIFTDDNFQSAITSYPYNVTLGGFLNVAVLLRSEDVRVKQIIPECWATTDMYSNSTPSYPLIVDRCPTDPTVRIFPLNETMFGFRLQSLKFINQTFVYVHCQAIVCLNSEKISPCDQTCVSRRRRDSEKADDNQHETKNVMQGPIYFASPVDVELVSEKSMIFKEEEVITDQYRKTALQTNEDSESLPFLSSTANQFLSSLSCSLLPILLGLVF from the exons ATGCTGGGCTTTTC GAGTGCTACATCAGCTCATGTTGCCTCTGAGTTTGGTCCTGGAGTTGGTCCGGTTTGGTTTGATGATGTCGAGTGCGGAGGAAATGAAGATCACATAAGAGATTGTCCCAGACTTCCCGG GTGGGGAACTGGTAACTGTAATTCAGATCATTCAGAGGATGCTGGTGTCACATGTTTTTCAGGATTTACTACGACTATGCCTGTTCCAACAACCATATCAAACT GTAATGCACGAACGGATGTGCGACTTCAAGATGGCCCAAATATAGCAGTAGGGCGTGTTGAAGTGAGGCTCAACAATCAGTGGGGCACGGTGTGCGATGACAACTTTGGATACCTTGAGGCTAGGATCGTCTGCAGAAACCTCTGCTTTGG TGAAAGCCATGCCAAGCCATTCATGGAGGAAGGTGTCGCGATTCCAATATTAAATGACGGTGTCAGGGACATTTTTTTGGATGACCTTGAGTGTGCGGGTGATGAGGACTCTCTGCTATCCTGTGACGGACGtaggaatgatcatgactgcACTCACAAGGAAGACGCTATAGTCAGTTGCATCAATTATTCAGAGGCGCCTCCGACTC CCCCAGCACCAGAGGTGATATGTAATGCTGAAAGCATGGAGGTAGCCTTCAACAGAGTTATTTACCCAACTCTTCAGGAGACGGCGCTGTCTCTTTCCTCTGTTGCAGCTAATTGTCAAATTACAAAAAACACTAATGCCACCTATATTTCTCTTAGCATCTCCTATGCCGGCTGTACCGTTACAGAAGAG ACCAACACCTCTCACATCATCTACTCCACCTACATCAAGTATGACTTGGTAACAGGGAACGTCGTGCAACGCACCCACATTTTCCAGCTACCAGTACACTGTGTCATGGCTAGAGCAAACACTGCTAACAAGCCCTTTGTACCTGTCACACAAACAGTGCCACCCCAGATTAGCTTTGGCAACTTTGATGTAAACATGTACATATTCACG GATGACAATTTTCAATCTGCCATCACTTCCTACCCATACAACGTGACCCTGGGAGGGTTTCTCAATGTCGCTGTGCTTTTGAGGTCTGAAGACGTTCGTGTGAAGCAGATTATCCCAGAATGCTGGGCCACCACAGACATGTACAGCAACTCCACCCCTTCTTATCCCCTCATAGTTGATAG GTGTCCCACTGACCCAACTGTGAGAATATTCCCGCTGAATGAGACCATGTTTGGCTTCCGACTACAGAGCTTAAAGTTTATCAATCAGACATTTGTTTATGTCCACTGTCAGGCTATCGTCTGTCTCAATAGTGAGAAGATTTCACCCTGTGACCAGACCTGCGTTAGCCGCCGTAGACGAGATTCTGAAAAG GCGGACGACAATCAACACGAGACCAAAAATGTGATGCAGGGTCCTATTTATTTTGCATCTCCTGTGGATGTGGAGTTAGTTTCTGAAAAAAGCATGATCTTCAAAGAAGAGGAAGTCATTACAGATCAGTATCGGAAAACTGCCTTGCAGACAAATGAGGATTCAGAATCGCTCCCATTTCTCTCATCTACAGCTAATCAATTTCTTTCAAGTCTTTCTTGTTCACTGCTGCCTATTTTGTTAGGACTAGTTTTTTAG